The following nucleotide sequence is from Phacochoerus africanus isolate WHEZ1 chromosome 6, ROS_Pafr_v1, whole genome shotgun sequence.
TCGCACTACTTAATTAGTGGAGCCCCACTAAGGTTTCAGAACTACTTCTCTTCCTCACTGGGCTCGCTCTAAAATTCCCATTCCCTGATCCACGTGCGAATGAGTGCTCACACCTGAATGCCCTCCAAACTGTAACAGGATTTGAGGGAGTCGCACAGAGCAGCCCACAGCCAAAATGCATTTCTTTGAAGTCTCCTTCCACAGAAAAAAACATATCAATCTCACAGACATGAGCTGATGATTAGGTGAAAGTGCCTATGCAGTAAAACAGTTTTAAAGTAACTGAAATGGATGTCAGGAAATTctcagttttttgtatttttgtatgttttttttttaaatatatcttttattcCTGGGGACTGAATTTTTGACCTAGTCTTTGGGTAGAGAGATTATTATCTATaaagtatattcatttattctctaaGAGAAACCTGTAGGATGCTGCAAACGTGGACCGGGCTGACGCCGGGTGTTACTGACCAAGAATTGAAGGAATAAAAGTTAATGCCCTCTTTCCTGAAACCTATCAGGATTCCCAGTAATAACAGCCACCATATACTGTTTGTTTCATCACCGCCAGCTTATTTCCATGCACCATTACACCTAATCGTTTAAATAAACTAAGATTTGTAAATACCACCGTCTGCGGAGCAGAGCTGGAGAAACTGAAGCGTAGAGAGGCGTGATATTGGGTGTTCCTCCCATACGCGTCCAGACTGAACCGTCTGCGCAGGCCGGGGCGGCTCCTCCCATCCCCGGGTAGCGAACGCCCGGCGTCGGGCTCGGCGCGTAGCTCCTCGGCGCTCCCGGAAGCGCGTGGCCACGTGCGGAGAGCGCGGGCTCCCAGACCGCAGGTTTGGAGAAACCCCGCCCCGAAGGCGGGCTCGCAGTGGGCGTGGCCCCAAGCCGATTTCCGGGAGGAGCTGTGCCGGCCGGCGGCCGAGCCGTAAAGGGCTCCACGAGTCGTGAAGCGGCGAAGCGCGGAAGCGTTGCTTTACGACTATTCGGGCAGAGGCTCGGGGCCGGCGTCTGCTGCTCGCTTTTTCTGTGGTCCACACGTGGGCCGCGGTTGGTGTTCTGGCCGGTAGTTCGTACCTGTTGGCTTGGACGAGCCACATCGAAGGACGGAGTATTGGCGGAAGTCAAAGATCTGAAGCTGATGGATTTCGCTTCTGAAAATGAAGAGACGTCGGGAGGAGGTCAGAGCGGAGCTGAGGGGGCGCGGCTAGGTCTGGAGTCCGATGGAGAGAGAGCCCGGGGCACCGGAGGGACtgaggaggctggaggtggggaggcgGGGAGTGGACTGGACGGAACGGGGAAGATAGGGGAAGGCGAAGGAGGTGGACGAAGGGCGGGGATGCGGGTGGACCTACCGGTCGTGAAGCAGGAAGTAGTGGACTGGTCAGAAACGGAACAAGGTGTGTTGAATGACCCGTGGGCGAAGCAGGAGGTGGAGGACGGGCCCAAGGTGAAAGAGGAAAAACCAGGCACCCTGGAGGTGAAGCAGGAGACGGATAGCAATCTGATGgtaaaagaagaggaggaggaagagccagaGGTTAAGGAAGAGAAGGTGAAGGAAGAAGTGACGGACTGTCTAGaagtgaaggaagagaagaaagacagaCTGGAGATTAAACGGGAGGAGGTGTTTCTAGGTCAGAACATAAAAACGGAGGAAAGAGTGGATGGAATGTGtgtaaaagaagagaagaatttcCCGAAAGAAGAGGTGATGGCTGATGCACAGGTGAAAGAAGAGCCTCAGATGCATCCCCCAGTGGGCTCCAAGCGGAAACTGGCCATGTCCAGGTAGGGCAGGGAGAAGTCCATTGGGGGAGTAAAGCCGTGGGCTCCTGGGTTGTCTAGACTGAAAGAGACTACCAGCAGGGTGCGGAATAATGGGAAAAAAGCACCACTTGGGGTCCCTGGAGCCTGAGTAGTGGAGGAGGGGCGTTTGGGAAGGGGAGGTGTGTCAGATGACAACAAATACAGTGAAAATATGTGCGTTGGTACTAGAGTCCAGTGGCCAAGTTGGGAAGTGAAAATTCTTGGAATCAGACAACCCTGGGATCAGATTTTTCTTGACTTCATATGCTCTGGGCTCAGTATTCCTTTGAGAGTATAGAGGTGAGAAAAAGTCTCACAAAACCAACAAGACAAGAACAAAATGGAGTAAGTTAAAATTAGGCAAAATACATTGGAATTCACCcgattgttttgtttctttatggatctatgaatatttattacttttgacTTAGTTTCCTTAGTGTGATCATGTGGTGGCATGGGAAGTAAAAGAGTAGTCAGACTCTTGGGGCTTTTACTGTCTCAAACATAGTGGATCCAGTGGAGCTGTAGTTGATTGTCGGTATCCCAAGATCCTGAAAGAGTAGCTGAAGACATTGGCGGGTAACAGGATTTCTAAATTATCTTGGTGCGCATTCTAGGTCGGGTGGGCAGTTGAGGAAGAAAGATGCAGCTGCTCCTCTCTAAATTTGTCTGGGTCTTAAATCCTTTTCTAGTGCATGTGCTGTTAAGATATATAAGCATAGCTTCTGGCCTGGGGATGCGCACACACAGTCATTAACAGTGTCAGGAATTACAAGTTAAAATATCATTGATCTCATCCTCTGATTACAGTAGAAGAAGAAGTCCAAGggagatgactttttaaaatttaatgttttcttgAATTACGTTTTATTAACAACATTGTAAACGTAGTTGTTATTTAGAGACTGTTTCCTAGAAGAGAAATTTCTAAGGATGTTAGACAACTATCAAGTATTTTATGGGAATTACTTGTATCTGCTTTATTCAGTATGACTACATGTCTATAAATTGATTATGACGAGTAGCTAACTCAGCcttaaaagtttataaataagtAGAATTAATATTGCATAATTTATTAAGTTTCATATGGTCTTTTGCAGATGTGAAACTTGTGGTACAGAAGAAGCAAAGTACAGATGTCCGCGTTGTATGCGACATTCCTGCAGGTATGTGTGTAACATGCCATTTTCTTACCTCTATCTGTACTCTTCTTACCTTAGATTGTAAAAGTACCCCCTCTTGCTCCCTTCAGTTTGCCCTGTGTGAAGAAACACAAAGCAGACCTGACATGTAATGGAGTTCGAGATAAAACTGCATATGTTTCAATACAACAGTTTACTGAAATGAATCTCCTGAGTGGTAAGCCATCTTATGCATAGCACATTGATACTTCCTGGCAGTTGGTGTatatcatttgcttatttttccattttgaaatgtTTAGATTACCGATTTTTAGAAGATGTGGCAAGAACAGCAGACCATGTTTCTAGAGATGCTTTCTTGAAGAGACCCATAAGCAATAAACATGTAAGTATTTTTTATAATCCCTTCCAGAGTTTCTTCTAATcaattagattatttttttttttcactcaacaacTAATAAGTGGCTATCATGATCGAGGGCTATTCTGCTTTCTAGGGAAACAGCAGTGACCAAAACAAAGTCCTTCCCCTCCTGGAGGTTGTACTGTAGGTGGAGACAGGAGATGAGTAGAGGAACAAGTGTAATTTCCAGTAGAGTTAAATGCACGTGGAAGATAAAGAAGGTACAGGAGgctaaagaaagtgaaaatgggGGTGTTATAAGGGTGCTATTTTTGATACAGTGGTTGGGAAAGGCTTCTCTGAGAGATGACGTGTAAGCAGTCATGTGAACATTTGGAGGAAGACTTTCCGAGTAGAAACAAAAGACTGAGTCAGGGATGAAGTTGGTGTGTTTGCCGAATTAAAAGAGGGGCACGTGTCTGTAGTTGAGTGAGGAGAAGCATGTTGAACAGCAGGCTAAAGAAACTGGTGAGGACTCCTGAGGTATTCGACGTGAAAATAGAGTCCACGGGAGGATACGGAGCATATTTGTTTTTTGGACGATCATTCCTGCTGGGCCCTGGAAAGTGGACTTGAGCAGGCAAGAGTGGACAGTTGGCAGCTGGGAGGCCATTCACAGGAGCGTGGCTGTGGTTCTAATCAGAGATGATGCGGCTTAGATGACAGGGATAAAATTATTGGGAAGTGATTAGATTTGCGTTGTGGAGGAAGAGCTTCAATGATATTGAATCACATGGAATTACGTTCATTTTTTGGAGACCATCTTGGTATTGGAGTTGCAGGATTCTAATACCTTTCAAACACCTTATTTTGTTGGTATTATGGGGGTAGGCATGAGGTTAGGCATATCTAAAAGAGATATCACCATGTATCAATcaagtctctttttttctcaagtttaattagacataatttatttaaaagatgttatttttttctttttgtgagatATGGCATGCATATAAAAAAGCATAAAGTAGAAACACACCATTTAATGAATAACTATGGCGTGAACATCCCTGTAACTACCACCAATGTCTTGAATTAGAACATTGCCAGCTTCTCAGAAGTTCCTGCCACCACCTTGTGCCCTTCCCTAATCTACtcttatttctggattttctgtaATAGGTGCTAGGTtgtctataataaaaaaattttaggggagttcccgtcgtggcgcagtggttaacgatccgactaggaaccatgaggtggcgggttcggtccctgcccttgctcagtgggttaacggatccggcgtggccgtgagctgtggtgtaggttgcagacgcggctcggatccaacgttgctgtggctctggcgtaggccggtggctgcagctccgattcaaccactagcctgggaacctccatatgccacgggagcggcccaagaaatagcaaaaaaaaaaaagacaaaaaaattttaggagtagTGCTATGGTGAACACTTTTGTTCATGAACTGTGGTTTGCTTATGCATGTTTTTCTAGGatttatacctaggagtggaattgttttGTTGTGGGGTATGCATATCTTCAGCTTGACTAATTCCAGACTcccaaaagaaaagcagataaaaaCCACATTTTTGTACAGTTTTAGCACAGTGGTCCAACCTTATCATTTGGGGGAAAGTTTTATGTCTGTGTAGACTCCATTTACCAGTTAGTCAAACTTCCAGACCCCAGCCAAGAGCCACCCTTGCCAGCAGAAATTTCTAAGGATAACAGTCTCAGGGCTGgtatgttaactcttctctacaTCTTTGTCACGTAACTCCTGATCttagaaggaaaactggaaagatGCAGCTGAATCTCTCACTagttagtttttaattttcttatagaTGTAGTTTGATACCTAGATTAAAGAAGTTCGTTCCTTGTTTGCTAACATTTTAACGTGAGTGGTGGTTATagtttatcaaatgcttttcctgtatttgttcttttaatgtttttctgaTTATCCTTTTAATCTAAGATATTCcaataagaatatgaaaagtcTATTACTCGATTCTCTCCTTTGCATATCTGTAGGAGTTGTAATGTCATCATTCGTAATACTGcttttttgtgtcttctttttttctagatcAGTTGCTATTATGAATCTCTTTTCTATGTTGGTAGTGTGTCCTCTTGacgttttttaattttaagcttaattgcattatggtcagagaacatatttttttctgggttcattttttttaaagtacattaagCCTTGTATTTATAGCCCAGTATATGGTCAAATTTTATAATGTTCTctgcttgaggaaaaaaaaagtagtctgcAGTTGGTATTCTATATATTCCTTTTAGGTCAGGTTTGTTAGTTGTGTTGTTCAAATTGTTTAAacattactgttttttgtttttttgggtttttttggtctgtttcctCTGTCAGTGTACAGAGAGTGGTATGTTCACATTTTCTAATAGGTAAAGTCAAAAGGATTTGTATGTTTCTCCTTGTGGTTCAGTTAGCTTTGCTTTAGCTTGAAGGGTAAATTGTTAGAAGCGTACCTCAGGAAATACTTATTCTTGGTGTATTTAACCTTCGGCGTTGTGATGTGACCCTTCTTGTCTCGACATTTTTGTGTAGTTTGTCTAGTATTAAGCTGTTTAGTCCTTTGGTTAGCATTTGCCTGGTGTATTTTTCCCCTCCATTAACTGTAGGCCTTTCTGGACCCTCTCATCCTGCACACATCTTTTCTAAGCACCGTAAGTTGAGTTCCAGTCTTTCTCCACTCTGATAGTCTATAACTTTTAATTGAATCATCAAGTTCATTTAGTTTTCAATAAAATTATCTATATATTTGACTTTAAATGTGTCACCTTATTTGTgctatttgttcatttgttttttctttttgtcttttaaactaattgagtaattttttatcatttcagtttttctatCACTTTTTAGAAGTTATTCACcctttttctatcctttcattGGTTAGGCTAGACATTACATGCATACTTTGTTTACCAGTATCTAAAATTAATCAGTACCTTAACCCTGTGCTTAGATAATGCAATGACCTTAGAACAGGAAttgacaaactttttctgtaaagggtcagataGTAATTTGTTTCCAGACCTTATGGTTTCTGTCACAACCACTCTACCTCTGTAACAAGAAAGTAGCCATGAATAATACATACCCAAATGCACAGGGCTACATGCCAAcaaaatttgtttctaaaaataGGCAGCAGTCAGGATTTGACCCTAGTTTGCCAGGAGTTACCTTTGAACACTTAAATTTCATTTGACATTCTAATGATCTCTCGTATAGTTTTCAGGTATTTaaattgtctctctctcttttttttttttttttagcctccaTGTAGTAATTACTGTTTTATCCAGTcggtgtttgttttggtttgtcttCATATTTCCAACGTTCTTTGCTCTTTGTTTGTTCTGCCATCATCTTAGACTCTCTATCTGAGATGACTTTCTAGCTCAAGTACATCTTTTAGAATATTTCTTAGAATTTGCTGATTGCCACCTCTTCGATTACTCTATCAGCCTTTCTTTGAATTTTGATTAATTTCATCCTCTTAAGTGAATTTTCTCCATGAAATTATTCTTCCTTTGTCTGTGGACTCCATTGTTGCTTTTGTCAGGTCAGCTGTCATTTTTAACTGTCTTTGAAAtcctttttctccagatatgttttttatctttttatctataatattaaaatgtacatttctttttatttatcttgagaATCACTAGGTTTCTTGAATCAGCAGGGTGTCTTTCATCAATTCCGGGAAATTATAAGctcatttctattaaaatatttactctgccttattcattcttctaaaaCTACCATTAAATGTGGCTTAGGCCTTCTACCTACATCATACCTAGCCCTTACTCTCtcctgattttatcttttttatctaATGCATTCTGAAAAATTTTAGTCTTGgttagttctttaaaaataatctgctgagtctttttttttttttttgtctttttgccatttcttgggccgctcctatggcatatggaggttcccaggctaggggtcgaatcagagctgtagctgccagcctacgccagagccacagcaacacgggatccgagctgcgtctatgacctacaccacagccctcagcaacgctggatcgttaacccactgagcaagggcagggatcgaacccgcaacctcatggtttctagtcagattcgttaaccactgcgccactgacgggaactccccgagtcattttttatagtttctcttCACTGCAGgtattttcatgtttccttttattcctttaaattctGCAGAGTAGTTCTATAATCTGTGTATGATTCCTTTGGTGTTTGAATATATGGGGCTCCCTCAtctacctcttttctttctcttttggttcCTGTACACTGAGCCTTGTTTTCTTACATTGTttatgcttgtttatttttttgttgagtattttttttcctttaaaaactatttgTGAGCGTTTTTCAAGGACTGGGATGAACAGACCTTTTATTCTGCCAGGTACCTAGGAAGATTGCAGATCCGGACGATCTTAAACCAAGATGAAGGTTTAAGGTTGCGTCACCACACAAGCAAGGCAAATCATTTCAAGTCTGAGCAAGGGCTAACTAACCCATGGCCGCAACTTCTAATGGATTTTCCCCCCTCCTTTACCCCTGTTCCAGTCAGACTAATACAAAATTTCTAGCATGCTCTGTTGAGCCCTACCCCGAAGGTGTAAGCTTCATTTGAAAGGGGTTCCTAGAAGGTTACTGGGTCTTGACTCTGACCCTCTTGCTGAGGAAGCTGTTGTTAGAATTAGAAAAAATGGCTTCATTGCTTTGCTTACCTCTGTGAGTTTTCATTCActattggcctgtagtttcctGTTTCTGTCAGTTCTTCAATGattttaaggtgatttttttaaaaagtaaatta
It contains:
- the ZNHIT6 gene encoding box C/D snoRNA protein 1 isoform X2, yielding MDFASENEETSGGGQSGAEGARLGLESDGERARGTGGTEEAGGGEAGSGLDGTGKIGEGEGGGRRAGMRVDLPVVKQEVVDWSETEQGVLNDPWAKQEVEDGPKVKEEKPGTLEVKQETDSNLMVKEEEEEEPEVKEEKVKEEVTDCLEVKEEKKDRLEIKREEVFLGQNIKTEERVDGMCVKEEKNFPKEEVMADAQVKEEPQMHPPVGSKRKLAMSRCETCGTEEAKYRCPRCMRHSCSLPCVKKHKADLTCNGVRDKTAYVSIQQFTEMNLLSDYRFLEDVARTADHVSRDAFLKRPISNKHMYFMKNRARKQGIDLKLLPIGFTKRKENSTFFDKKKRQFCWHVKLQFPQSQAVYVEKRVPDDRTISEILRPYIDPEKSDPVIRQRLKAYIRSQTGVQILMKVEQMQQNSVRYYELDPDKSLLDNLRGKVVIEYPTLHVVLKGHSADLRASPGLNKTLYWLHPAPSHQLKTGGHKTRGAFSSLRRSGCLGSWLSDDFQSVLSWCSFTDKPL
- the ZNHIT6 gene encoding box C/D snoRNA protein 1 isoform X3, translated to MDFASENEETSGGGQSGAEGARLGLESDGERARGTGGTEEAGGGEAGSGLDGTGKIGEGEGGGRRAGMRVDLPVVKQEVVDWSETEQGVLNDPWAKQEVEDGPKVKEEKPGTLEVKQETDSNLMVKEEEEEEPEVKEEKVKEEVTDCLEVKEEKKDRLEIKREEVFLGQNIKTEERVDGMCVKEEKNFPKEEVMADAQVKEEPQMHPPVGSKRKLAMSRCETCGTEEAKYRCPRCMRHSCSLPCVKKHKADLTCNGVRDKTAYVSIQQFTEMNLLSDYRFLEDVARTADHVSRDAFLKRPISNKHMYFMKNRARKQGIDLKLLPIGFTKRKENSTFFDKKKRQFCWHVKLQFPQSQAVYVEKRVPDDRTISEILRPYIDPEKSDPVIRQRLKAYIRSQTGVQILMKVEQMQQNSVRYYELDPDKSLLDNLRGKVVIEYPTLHVVLKGHSADLRASPGTPQEKDGQTASDNTPSHPNAH
- the ZNHIT6 gene encoding box C/D snoRNA protein 1 isoform X1, producing MDFASENEETSGGGQSGAEGARLGLESDGERARGTGGTEEAGGGEAGSGLDGTGKIGEGEGGGRRAGMRVDLPVVKQEVVDWSETEQGVLNDPWAKQEVEDGPKVKEEKPGTLEVKQETDSNLMVKEEEEEEPEVKEEKVKEEVTDCLEVKEEKKDRLEIKREEVFLGQNIKTEERVDGMCVKEEKNFPKEEVMADAQVKEEPQMHPPVGSKRKLAMSRCETCGTEEAKYRCPRCMRHSCSLPCVKKHKADLTCNGVRDKTAYVSIQQFTEMNLLSDYRFLEDVARTADHVSRDAFLKRPISNKHMYFMKNRARKQGIDLKLLPIGFTKRKENSTFFDKKKRQFCWHVKLQFPQSQAVYVEKRVPDDRTISEILRPYIDPEKSDPVIRQRLKAYIRSQTGVQILMKVEQMQQNSVRYYELDPDKSLLDNLRGKVVIEYPTLHVVLKGHSADLRASPGLPRKPGPRPPPPEPSPGAQRLCVLGGKHGEELFPGKALPFGRRVRTPRCRKGAPVAQFAWGCFLSGANPAVDTQEGLESAALGAGRSGGTRPGPRSITPRSRLSQGPASSRKERKKKAWIQIPPLLPAP
- the ZNHIT6 gene encoding box C/D snoRNA protein 1 isoform X4 — translated: MDFASENEETSGGGQSGAEGARLGLESDGERARGTGGTEEAGGGEAGSGLDGTGKIGEGEGGGRRAGMRVDLPVVKQEVVDWSETEQGVLNDPWAKQEVEDGPKVKEEKPGTLEVKQETDSNLMVKEEEEEEPEVKEEKVKEEVTDCLEVKEEKKDRLEIKREEVFLGQNIKTEERVDGMCVKEEKNFPKEEVMADAQVKEEPQMHPPVGSKRKLAMSRCETCGTEEAKYRCPRCMRHSCSLPCVKKHKADLTCNGVRDKTAYVSIQQFTEMNLLSDYRFLEDVARTADHVSRDAFLKRPISNKHMYFMKNRARKQGIDLKLLPIGFTKRKENSTFFDKKKRQFCWHVKLQFPQSQAVYVEKRVPDDRTISEILRPYIDPEKSDPVIRQRLKAYIRSQTGVQILMKVEQMQQNSVRYYELDPDKSLLDNLRGKVVIEYPTLHVVLKGHSADLRASPGEK